The Hymenobacter sp. 5317J-9 genome has a window encoding:
- a CDS encoding alpha/beta hydrolase family protein — translation MRSLLLLTCLLLTASYARAAQVDTLSIPSAAMHKTYRAAVVLPASYAKNKKASYPVLYLLHGAWGHFDNWLRKTPDKQLLHRLADQYNLIIVNPEGETFSFYLDSPVKADSQFETYLTKEIIPAIDQAYRTVRDWRGRVITGLSMGGFGAMYLSARHPDLYAAAGSMSGALELSSANRKATPDEIAWRNKNLVPIIGSEEQNPAFFSTNSVINMADQMHKNGLALILDCGVDDGLIEINREMHRRLVYNHTPHDYTERPGAHTWEYWQTALPYQVQFFGQVLQANGVAVPTPAR, via the coding sequence ATGCGCTCCCTCTTACTCCTCACCTGCCTCCTGCTCACCGCCAGCTATGCCCGCGCTGCCCAAGTCGACACGCTGAGCATCCCCAGCGCGGCCATGCATAAAACCTACCGCGCGGCCGTGGTGCTGCCCGCTAGCTACGCCAAAAACAAGAAGGCCAGCTACCCGGTGCTATACCTGCTGCACGGCGCCTGGGGCCATTTCGACAACTGGCTGCGCAAGACGCCCGACAAGCAGCTGCTGCACCGCCTGGCCGACCAGTACAACCTGATTATCGTGAACCCCGAGGGCGAAACGTTCAGCTTCTACCTCGACAGCCCGGTGAAGGCCGACAGCCAGTTCGAAACCTACCTCACCAAGGAAATCATTCCGGCCATCGACCAGGCTTACCGCACCGTTCGCGACTGGCGCGGCCGCGTCATCACGGGCCTCTCCATGGGAGGCTTTGGCGCGATGTACCTCTCGGCCCGCCACCCCGACCTGTACGCCGCGGCCGGCAGCATGAGCGGCGCTCTGGAGCTGAGCAGCGCCAACCGCAAGGCCACGCCCGACGAAATAGCCTGGCGTAACAAAAACCTGGTGCCCATCATCGGTTCTGAGGAGCAAAACCCCGCGTTTTTCAGCACCAATTCGGTGATAAACATGGCCGACCAGATGCACAAAAACGGCCTGGCCCTCATCCTCGACTGCGGCGTGGACGACGGCCTCATCGAAATCAACCGCGAGATGCACCGCCGACTGGTGTACAACCACACCCCGCACGACTACACCGAGCGCCCCGGCGCCCACACTTGGGAGTACTGGCAAACAGCCCTGCCCTACCAGGTGCAGTTCTTCGGGCAGGTGCTGCAGGCCAACGGCGTGGCGGTGCCGACGCCCGCCCGGTAA
- the rsmA gene encoding 16S rRNA (adenine(1518)-N(6)/adenine(1519)-N(6))-dimethyltransferase RsmA, translating into MVRPKKHLGQHFLADPNIARNIVAALQLPDDVREVLEIGPGMGVLTQYLLQNPGYQTSVVEIDTESVAYLKEHYPALGNRIFATDFLKQNLSELFPGQPLAIIGNFPYNISSQIFFAVLNNRQQVREVVGMIQKEVAERLAEPPGSKTYGILSVLLQAFYKIEYLFTVPPHVFNPPPKVESAVVRLTRNDVEQLDCDEKLFFRVVKQAFQTRRKTLRNALKPFGMPAEATTDAIFERRAETLSVADFVKLTRHVGQHMAGGTALPDLSPSDITA; encoded by the coding sequence GTGGTAAGACCCAAAAAACACCTTGGTCAGCACTTTCTGGCCGACCCCAACATTGCCCGCAACATTGTGGCCGCCCTGCAGCTGCCCGACGACGTGCGCGAGGTGCTGGAAATAGGCCCCGGCATGGGCGTGCTCACCCAGTACCTGCTCCAGAACCCGGGCTACCAGACAAGCGTGGTCGAGATTGATACCGAGTCGGTGGCCTACCTGAAGGAGCACTATCCGGCGCTGGGCAACCGCATTTTTGCCACCGATTTTCTGAAGCAGAACCTGAGCGAGCTGTTTCCGGGCCAGCCGCTGGCCATTATCGGCAACTTTCCTTACAACATCAGCAGCCAGATTTTCTTTGCCGTGCTCAACAACCGCCAGCAGGTGCGCGAGGTGGTGGGCATGATTCAAAAGGAAGTGGCCGAGCGCCTGGCCGAGCCGCCCGGCTCGAAAACTTACGGCATTCTGAGCGTGCTGTTGCAGGCTTTCTATAAGATTGAGTACCTGTTCACGGTGCCGCCGCATGTGTTCAACCCGCCGCCCAAGGTGGAGTCGGCCGTGGTGCGCCTCACGCGCAACGACGTTGAGCAACTGGACTGCGACGAGAAGTTGTTTTTTCGGGTGGTAAAGCAGGCCTTTCAGACCCGCCGCAAGACCTTGCGCAATGCCCTGAAACCGTTCGGCATGCCCGCCGAGGCAACGACGGATGCCATCTTCGAGCGTAGGGCCGAAACGCTGAGCGTGGCTGATTTTGTGAAGCTGACGCGGCATGTGGGCCAGCACATGGCCGGCGGCACGGCGTTGCCCGATTTGAGTCCGAGCGACATCACAGCGTAG
- the greA gene encoding transcription elongation factor GreA, translating to MASTINYYTPEGLQKLKDELQDLKIRGRAKAAEDLREARDKGDLSENAEYDAAKDAQGLLELKIAKLEEVIGNARVIDETNMDFSKVLIMSKVKLKNLKNNMVLNYTLVAEEEANLAAGKISVKSPIGKGLLGKSAGDMAEIVVPAGKLQFQILEISR from the coding sequence ATGGCCAGCACCATCAATTATTACACCCCGGAAGGCCTGCAAAAACTGAAGGACGAGCTCCAGGACCTCAAAATCCGGGGCCGCGCCAAAGCCGCCGAGGACCTGCGCGAAGCCCGCGACAAGGGCGACCTGAGCGAGAACGCCGAATACGACGCCGCCAAGGACGCCCAGGGCTTGCTGGAGCTCAAAATTGCCAAGCTCGAAGAGGTAATTGGCAACGCCCGCGTCATCGATGAAACCAATATGGACTTCAGCAAGGTGCTCATCATGAGCAAGGTGAAGCTGAAGAACCTGAAAAACAACATGGTGTTGAACTACACCCTGGTGGCCGAAGAGGAAGCCAACTTGGCCGCCGGCAAAATCTCGGTGAAGTCGCCCATCGGCAAGGGCCTGCTGGGCAAATCGGCCGGCGACATGGCCGAAATTGTGGTGCCCGCGGGCAAGCTGCAGTTTCAGATTCTGGAAATCAGCCGGTAA
- a CDS encoding DUF4412 domain-containing protein: MKKVFVAVSLLLCSFTMVTDGPWFSGKIVYHNSFSTLAGQDITEKLAPMLGSENLYYVSGGDYKAYTEKKQLLELYTARDNKFQFFMNGQAVPGMDAAVGTPGAVVKALPGKSTVAGYECQSLQIDTDGNSTVYYFSPKVRVNPELYSKHQMGDYYTYLKASHGALPLKFVVTNTKQGYKMVSEATSVEAMALAPNEFVVEAPAR; the protein is encoded by the coding sequence ATGAAAAAAGTTTTTGTTGCCGTTAGTCTGCTGTTGTGTTCATTTACGATGGTGACTGATGGGCCGTGGTTCAGCGGTAAAATTGTGTATCACAATTCCTTCAGCACGCTGGCGGGGCAGGATATCACAGAGAAGCTGGCGCCCATGTTGGGCAGTGAAAACCTATATTATGTGAGCGGAGGCGACTACAAGGCGTACACCGAAAAGAAGCAACTGCTTGAGTTGTACACCGCCCGCGACAACAAGTTTCAATTTTTCATGAACGGTCAGGCCGTGCCCGGCATGGATGCAGCGGTCGGCACGCCGGGCGCGGTGGTGAAGGCCCTGCCCGGCAAATCCACCGTGGCTGGCTACGAATGCCAGAGCCTGCAGATTGATACCGACGGCAACTCCACGGTGTATTACTTCTCGCCCAAGGTGCGCGTGAACCCCGAGCTCTACAGCAAGCATCAGATGGGGGACTATTACACGTACCTGAAGGCCAGCCACGGCGCCTTGCCCTTGAAGTTTGTGGTAACCAATACAAAGCAAGGCTACAAAATGGTGAGCGAGGCCACTTCGGTTGAAGCCATGGCGCTGGCACCAAACGAGTTCGTGGTTGAGGCTCCGGCCCGCTAG
- a CDS encoding TSUP family transporter, whose translation MDHPLPAPQAAGAAGPEAPPHPPMSVLLHLNHVRVLLAGGGPAALEVLNAIVRSSPAAGVTVVASPLLPALRELASHHAGVHLLERPFQEADLPGHALVFAATDDPALDRRISAAAQRLGLLTHQAGAPAKSSSYLPTPTQADEAQAPSVTAANLRAAPKRALGPAHEAPATAYWRRMATGSLVAFAGFILLNILSYYVTWSQAAEWLTSSGTFYTFVAVGFVAQLIDGVLGMGYGVVSAISLMSLGLNPASVSASIHTAEMFASGASGYHHYRFGNVNKKLFRVLLLPGIAGAVSGAYLLSRFGEAYAAWVKPLLAVYLLVLGVRILTRAFGRADRRRKVKHAGWLAGAGGFLDSFGGGGWGPLVTSTLITNGRTPRYVIGTVSITEFFVTFASALTFFAMRGLSHWQIVAGLIVGGVAAAPLAARLAGRIPTRWMFVGVGLMVIFWSLWALRKVFF comes from the coding sequence ATGGACCATCCTCTTCCAGCGCCGCAAGCCGCTGGGGCCGCTGGCCCCGAGGCCCCGCCGCACCCGCCGATGTCGGTTTTGCTGCACTTGAACCACGTTCGGGTGTTGCTGGCTGGCGGCGGGCCGGCCGCGCTTGAAGTGCTCAACGCCATCGTGCGCAGCAGTCCAGCCGCAGGCGTCACGGTGGTGGCTTCGCCCCTGCTGCCGGCGCTGCGCGAGCTGGCCAGCCACCACGCCGGGGTGCATCTGCTGGAGCGCCCCTTCCAGGAAGCGGACCTGCCGGGCCACGCCCTTGTTTTTGCAGCCACCGACGACCCCGCACTCGACCGCCGCATCAGCGCTGCCGCCCAAAGGCTGGGCCTGCTCACCCACCAGGCCGGTGCCCCGGCCAAAAGCAGCTCTTACCTGCCCACCCCGACGCAGGCGGACGAAGCCCAAGCCCCCTCCGTTACCGCCGCCAACCTGCGGGCGGCGCCGAAGCGGGCCCTCGGCCCGGCCCATGAGGCCCCGGCCACGGCCTACTGGCGGCGCATGGCCACGGGCTCGCTGGTGGCGTTTGCCGGGTTCATTCTGCTCAATATTCTGTCGTACTACGTCACCTGGTCGCAGGCAGCGGAGTGGCTCACGTCATCGGGCACGTTTTACACGTTTGTGGCCGTGGGTTTTGTGGCGCAGCTTATCGACGGCGTGCTGGGCATGGGCTACGGCGTGGTGTCGGCCATCAGTTTAATGTCGCTGGGGCTGAATCCGGCTTCGGTCAGCGCCAGCATTCACACCGCCGAGATGTTTGCCAGCGGCGCCTCGGGTTACCACCACTACCGCTTCGGCAACGTCAACAAAAAGCTGTTTCGGGTATTGCTGTTGCCCGGCATTGCCGGGGCCGTGAGCGGGGCCTACCTGCTTTCGCGCTTCGGCGAAGCATACGCAGCCTGGGTGAAGCCGCTGCTGGCCGTGTACCTGCTGGTGCTGGGCGTCCGCATCCTCACCCGCGCCTTTGGCCGGGCCGACCGGCGCCGCAAGGTGAAGCACGCCGGCTGGCTGGCCGGCGCGGGCGGCTTCCTCGACTCGTTTGGCGGGGGCGGCTGGGGGCCGCTGGTTACCAGCACGCTCATCACCAACGGGCGCACGCCGCGCTACGTCATCGGCACGGTGAGCATCACCGAGTTTTTTGTCACGTTTGCCAGCGCACTCACGTTTTTCGCCATGCGCGGCCTGTCGCACTGGCAAATTGTGGCCGGGCTCATTGTGGGCGGCGTGGCGGCAGCCCCCCTGGCGGCCCGGCTGGCAGGCCGCATTCCCACCCGCTGGATGTTTGTGGGCGTGGGCCTGATGGTCATTTTCTGGAGCCTGTGGGCCCTGCGCAAGGTGTTCTTTTGA
- a CDS encoding NAD(P)-dependent oxidoreductase produces MSVCLVVDEMHPSLAALLESIGVAMDYQPHLTAAEVPAALAAQPYEGLVVRSKLRVTASLLAHGPHLRYVARAGAGTDNIDEAAMAAAGVTLLNAPEGNRDAVGEYAVGLLLALLRNIARADHEVRQGQWRREANRGEEIGGKTIGLLGYGHMGRAFARRLSGFSCTVLAHDHNPAVQADAYATLVSLPELQARADVLSLHIPYSAANHHFVNEALLKGFAKPIWVMNTARGEVLDHAALVAALQAGAVRGAALDVLDNEKLNTLTAAQQATFDFLTSAPNVVLSPHVGGWTFESYARINEVLVEKIRAFRAQA; encoded by the coding sequence ATGAGCGTTTGCCTCGTCGTCGATGAAATGCACCCCTCGCTGGCGGCCCTGCTGGAAAGCATTGGCGTGGCGATGGACTACCAGCCCCACCTCACCGCCGCCGAAGTGCCCGCCGCGCTGGCCGCCCAGCCCTATGAGGGCCTCGTGGTGCGTAGCAAGCTGCGCGTAACCGCCAGCCTGCTGGCTCACGGCCCGCACCTACGCTACGTGGCCCGCGCTGGCGCCGGCACCGACAACATCGACGAGGCCGCCATGGCCGCTGCCGGCGTCACGCTGCTCAACGCCCCCGAAGGCAACCGCGACGCCGTGGGCGAGTACGCCGTGGGCCTGTTGCTGGCGCTGCTACGCAACATTGCCCGCGCCGACCACGAAGTGCGCCAGGGCCAATGGCGCCGCGAAGCCAACCGCGGCGAGGAAATTGGTGGCAAAACCATCGGGCTGCTGGGCTACGGGCACATGGGGCGGGCGTTTGCGCGGCGTCTCAGCGGCTTTAGCTGCACGGTGCTGGCCCACGACCACAACCCCGCCGTGCAGGCCGACGCCTACGCCACGCTCGTGAGCCTGCCCGAGCTGCAGGCCCGCGCCGATGTGCTGAGCCTGCACATTCCGTATTCGGCGGCCAACCATCATTTTGTGAACGAGGCGTTGCTGAAAGGGTTCGCGAAGCCCATTTGGGTGATGAACACGGCCCGGGGCGAAGTGCTCGACCACGCCGCACTGGTGGCCGCGCTACAAGCCGGCGCCGTGCGCGGCGCGGCCCTCGACGTGCTCGACAACGAAAAGCTCAACACGCTCACCGCGGCTCAGCAGGCCACCTTCGACTTTCTCACATCGGCACCCAACGTGGTGCTTTCTCCGCATGTCGGCGGCTGGACTTTTGAGAGTTATGCCCGCATCAACGAGGTGCTGGTGGAGAAAATTCGGGCATTCCGAGCGCAGGCGTAG
- a CDS encoding protein adenylyltransferase SelO, which translates to MPSQPLDQATFANSFVEELRGETNPDPGSRQVPGYAYSRVTPTPVAAPHLLAWSDDLGHFLGLVRPPERGPAVDALAGNLVTETMKPFAARYAGHQFGNWAGQLGDGRAMSLGELTATDGSRWELQLKGAGPTPYSRRADGRAVLRSSLREFLCSEAMHYLGVPTTRALSLVGTGDEVVRDMFYNGNQRPEPGAIVARVAPTFVRFGNFQIFAASGEMENLRALADYVIRHHYPELGEPGPAVYVTWFEEVCRRTAVMVAHWMSVGFVHGVMNTDNMSILGLTIDYGPYGWLEPYDPGWTPNTTDFGYRRYAFGQQPQVALWNLARLAEALSLLVAEPNDLRAGFGRYTETLAGTRYRLMLDKLGLSHLAPEEDGKLINDLLKALEAAGADMTIFFRQLSHVAPSLLVAEPGVEEARFTELLAAAAYTPLPSPAYTPLLAWLPRYLARLRQETAAPEHIKTGMLAANPKYVLRNYLAQNAIQAAEKGDLTYLNRLMESLKTPYAEQPEFEEFAAKRPDWAWDMPGCATLSCSS; encoded by the coding sequence ATGCCCTCCCAGCCCCTCGACCAGGCCACATTTGCCAACTCTTTTGTGGAGGAGCTGCGCGGCGAAACCAACCCTGACCCGGGCTCGCGCCAGGTGCCCGGCTATGCGTATTCGCGGGTGACGCCCACTCCCGTGGCCGCCCCGCACCTGCTGGCCTGGTCCGACGACCTGGGCCACTTTCTCGGGCTGGTGCGCCCGCCCGAGCGCGGCCCGGCCGTGGACGCCCTGGCCGGCAACCTCGTTACGGAAACCATGAAACCGTTTGCGGCGCGCTACGCCGGCCACCAGTTCGGCAACTGGGCCGGGCAGCTCGGCGACGGCCGCGCCATGTCGCTGGGCGAGCTCACGGCCACCGACGGCAGCCGCTGGGAGCTGCAGCTGAAGGGCGCCGGCCCCACGCCCTACTCGCGCCGGGCCGATGGCCGGGCCGTGCTGCGCTCGTCGCTGCGCGAGTTTTTGTGCAGCGAGGCCATGCACTACCTGGGCGTGCCCACCACCCGCGCCCTGAGCCTGGTGGGGACGGGCGACGAGGTGGTGCGCGACATGTTTTACAACGGCAACCAGCGGCCCGAGCCCGGCGCCATTGTGGCGCGGGTGGCGCCCACGTTCGTGCGCTTTGGCAACTTTCAGATATTTGCCGCCAGCGGCGAGATGGAAAATCTGCGCGCCCTGGCCGACTACGTTATCCGCCACCATTACCCTGAATTGGGCGAGCCCGGTCCGGCCGTGTACGTGACTTGGTTCGAGGAAGTATGCCGGCGCACGGCCGTGATGGTGGCCCACTGGATGAGCGTAGGCTTCGTGCACGGCGTGATGAACACCGACAACATGTCCATCCTCGGCCTTACCATCGACTATGGCCCCTACGGCTGGCTGGAACCCTACGACCCCGGCTGGACGCCCAACACCACCGATTTCGGCTACCGGCGCTACGCCTTTGGCCAGCAGCCGCAGGTGGCCCTCTGGAACCTGGCGCGGCTGGCCGAAGCCCTCTCCTTGCTGGTGGCCGAGCCCAACGACCTGCGCGCCGGCTTCGGCCGCTACACCGAAACCCTGGCCGGCACCCGCTACCGGCTCATGCTGGACAAACTCGGCCTCAGCCACCTTGCGCCGGAAGAAGACGGAAAACTAATTAATGACCTGCTGAAAGCGCTGGAAGCAGCCGGCGCCGACATGACCATTTTCTTCCGGCAGCTGTCGCACGTAGCACCGTCCCTGCTGGTTGCGGAGCCCGGCGTCGAAGAAGCCCGTTTCACCGAGTTACTAGCGGCCGCTGCTTACACCCCGCTGCCCAGCCCTGCCTACACGCCCCTGCTGGCCTGGCTGCCGCGCTACCTGGCTCGCCTGCGCCAGGAAACGGCCGCACCAGAGCACATCAAAACCGGTATGCTGGCAGCTAATCCGAAGTACGTACTGCGCAATTATTTGGCACAAAACGCCATTCAGGCCGCCGAGAAAGGCGACCTAACCTACCTGAACCGTTTGATGGAATCCCTGAAAACCCCGTACGCTGAGCAGCCCGAATTCGAGGAGTTTGCTGCTAAACGGCCGGACTGGGCGTGGGATATGCCAGGGTGCGCTACGCTGTCGTGCAGCTCGTAA
- a CDS encoding alpha/beta fold hydrolase, with protein sequence MRYQPVALTTPDHVQLTGWLIEPAVGVTDRHTTMVVAYGDFGNMSNELYQAQALAADGYRVYLFDYRGFGHSADFAIDTERLYYPEFAVDLGTALADARRRYPRNRTGIMAFSMGSIMASEVAATAPHCDFLVTEGYVASPQRLVAYQLQSRRKEVSLPAEAAAYSQYAPRIRCPWLLIGGTADKHTPLADSVAVVREAPRRKRRQVLAFEGEHLQGMVVLSDARFGGKYVSEVSRFLAAGKRR encoded by the coding sequence ATGCGCTACCAACCCGTAGCCCTGACCACGCCCGACCACGTGCAGCTGACTGGCTGGCTGATAGAACCCGCCGTGGGCGTGACGGACCGCCACACCACCATGGTGGTGGCCTACGGTGATTTTGGCAACATGTCGAACGAGCTGTACCAGGCCCAGGCGTTGGCGGCGGACGGCTACCGGGTGTACCTGTTCGACTACCGGGGCTTTGGCCACAGCGCCGATTTTGCCATCGACACAGAGCGACTTTACTACCCGGAATTTGCGGTGGATTTGGGCACGGCCCTGGCCGATGCGCGCCGGCGGTATCCGCGCAACCGCACCGGCATCATGGCGTTTTCGATGGGCTCCATCATGGCCAGTGAGGTGGCGGCCACGGCCCCGCACTGCGATTTTCTGGTGACTGAAGGCTACGTGGCCAGCCCGCAGCGGCTGGTGGCTTACCAATTGCAAAGCCGCCGGAAAGAGGTGAGCCTGCCCGCCGAAGCCGCGGCTTATTCGCAGTACGCGCCCCGCATTCGGTGCCCGTGGCTGCTGATTGGCGGCACCGCCGACAAGCACACGCCTCTGGCCGACTCGGTGGCGGTGGTGCGCGAGGCCCCGCGGCGGAAGCGGCGCCAGGTACTGGCTTTCGAGGGCGAGCACCTGCAAGGCATGGTGGTGCTGAGCGACGCCCGTTTTGGCGGCAAGTACGTGAGCGAAGTAAGCCGCTTCCTGGCGGCTGGCAAACGGCGCTAA
- a CDS encoding DNA/RNA non-specific endonuclease produces MHASAYLSLSALFALLACSQQPAETASGSRSPQTQTAQAPATSPFPETFETGSKGSYDEADEPLATGPWHFDDALIGSSPQDHKSGERAARLRNLGRISMRFNAVAGVRRISIKAAAYGSDGPSTWELWLSRDGGRTYARTGQPVLTSGPQLKTHVFAGVANEPLRLEIRKTSGPKNRLDIDDIVLETAAGPAAAVGTGVTGGYFENRNQPQAPQPRPAQQPTVGTGQGVAQDPNDSNLALGNPSGATSDPANATNYLLVHPEFTIGYNATRGIPTWVSWHIDRSDIGEAPRQNNFRPDAALPRQFYQVTPASYARSGFDKGHNCPSADRTADLDANAATFLMTNMVPQAPHNNQQTWAHLEEYGRSQVQRGQEIYVIMGSYGRGGTGANGFFQTIDQGRVTVPARIWKVMVILPDGTNDLQRLATDPAVRVLAIDTPNDNGVNPDWRQYLTSVDKIEAATGLDLLSALPRPVQARLQQLVDSGRAE; encoded by the coding sequence ATGCACGCCTCCGCTTACCTGTCGCTATCCGCCCTTTTCGCCTTGCTGGCCTGCTCGCAGCAGCCCGCCGAAACGGCCTCCGGTTCCCGTTCGCCCCAAACTCAAACGGCCCAGGCGCCCGCCACCAGCCCTTTTCCCGAAACGTTTGAAACCGGCAGCAAAGGCAGCTACGACGAAGCCGACGAGCCCCTGGCAACTGGCCCTTGGCACTTTGATGATGCCCTCATTGGCAGCAGCCCCCAGGACCACAAATCCGGGGAGCGCGCTGCGCGCCTGCGCAATCTGGGCCGCATTTCCATGCGCTTCAATGCCGTGGCTGGCGTGCGTCGCATCAGCATCAAGGCAGCGGCCTACGGCAGCGACGGACCCAGCACCTGGGAGCTGTGGCTGAGCCGCGACGGCGGCCGCACCTACGCCCGTACCGGCCAGCCCGTGCTCACCAGCGGCCCCCAGCTCAAAACGCACGTGTTTGCCGGCGTGGCCAACGAGCCCCTGCGCCTGGAAATTCGCAAAACCAGCGGGCCCAAAAACCGGCTCGACATCGACGACATCGTGCTCGAAACCGCTGCTGGCCCCGCCGCGGCGGTGGGCACCGGCGTCACAGGCGGCTATTTCGAAAACCGCAACCAGCCGCAAGCCCCGCAGCCCCGCCCCGCCCAGCAGCCCACGGTGGGCACCGGCCAGGGCGTGGCCCAGGACCCCAACGACAGCAACCTGGCCCTCGGAAACCCCAGCGGCGCCACTTCTGACCCCGCCAACGCCACCAACTACCTGCTGGTGCACCCCGAGTTCACCATCGGCTACAACGCCACCCGCGGCATCCCAACCTGGGTAAGCTGGCACATCGACCGGTCCGACATCGGCGAGGCGCCGCGCCAGAACAATTTCCGCCCAGACGCAGCCCTGCCCCGGCAGTTCTACCAGGTAACGCCCGCCAGCTACGCCCGCTCCGGCTTCGACAAAGGCCACAACTGCCCCAGCGCCGACCGCACCGCCGACCTCGACGCCAACGCCGCCACTTTCCTGATGACCAACATGGTGCCCCAGGCCCCGCACAACAACCAGCAAACCTGGGCCCACCTCGAAGAATACGGCCGCTCGCAAGTGCAGCGGGGCCAGGAAATCTACGTCATCATGGGCAGCTATGGACGCGGCGGCACCGGCGCCAACGGCTTCTTCCAGACCATCGACCAGGGCCGCGTCACGGTGCCGGCCCGCATCTGGAAGGTCATGGTGATTTTGCCTGACGGCACCAACGACCTCCAGCGCCTCGCCACCGACCCGGCCGTGCGCGTGCTGGCCATCGACACCCCCAACGACAACGGCGTGAATCCCGACTGGCGGCAATACCTGACGTCGGTCGATAAGATTGAGGCCGCTACCGGCCTGGATTTGCTCAGCGCCCTGCCCCGTCCGGTGCAGGCCCGCCTGCAACAGCTCGTGGACAGCGGCCGGGCCGAATAG
- a CDS encoding nuclease A inhibitor family protein: protein MPSIFSRIVSGELPAYKVAEDGRHLAFLDITPLVEGHVLVIPKKEIDYIFDLPADELAALHVFAQRVAKGLGAAVPCKRVGVAVIGLEVPHAHIHLVPLNKVGDINFTSPKIKVAEARMQELASAIAAKVEGGSGLSEAKAGAAPAAAAVPPELQKQVAGLHFMSEADAPLEAVAYAAPGGELSNAALLKLLGEPADANVETVELTQFLRNHTADDGVLGDVALANRYKALQMFLKQELDGAQVFRVGSGPQVHAYALGRTMDGTLAGFKTVLTET from the coding sequence ATGCCTTCCATTTTCTCGCGCATCGTTTCCGGCGAATTGCCGGCGTATAAAGTGGCCGAAGACGGCCGCCACCTGGCGTTTCTCGACATCACGCCGCTGGTGGAGGGCCACGTGCTGGTCATTCCCAAAAAGGAAATTGACTACATCTTCGACCTGCCCGCCGACGAGTTGGCCGCCCTGCACGTGTTTGCGCAGCGCGTGGCCAAGGGCCTGGGCGCCGCCGTGCCCTGCAAGCGCGTGGGCGTGGCCGTGATTGGGCTGGAAGTGCCGCACGCGCACATCCATCTGGTGCCGCTGAATAAAGTGGGCGACATTAATTTCACCAGCCCCAAAATCAAGGTAGCCGAGGCCCGTATGCAGGAACTGGCCAGCGCCATTGCCGCCAAAGTGGAGGGCGGCAGCGGCCTGAGCGAGGCAAAAGCCGGCGCGGCCCCCGCCGCGGCCGCTGTGCCGCCGGAGCTGCAAAAGCAGGTGGCTGGTCTGCATTTCATGAGCGAGGCGGATGCCCCGCTGGAGGCCGTGGCCTACGCCGCGCCCGGCGGCGAGCTGAGCAACGCGGCGCTGCTCAAGCTGCTGGGCGAGCCCGCCGATGCCAACGTGGAAACCGTGGAGCTCACCCAATTCCTGCGCAACCACACCGCCGACGACGGTGTGCTGGGCGACGTGGCGCTGGCCAACCGCTACAAGGCCCTGCAAATGTTCCTGAAGCAGGAGCTGGACGGCGCTCAGGTTTTCCGCGTGGGCAGCGGGCCGCAGGTGCACGCCTACGCCCTGGGCCGCACGATGGATGGCACGCTGGCCGGCTTCAAAACGGTGTTGACGGAGACCTGA